The proteins below are encoded in one region of Clostridium pasteurianum DSM 525 = ATCC 6013:
- a CDS encoding M50 family metallopeptidase: protein MYVIAAIVAFGILILIHELGHFTLAKLNGVVVEEFAIGMGPKLFGIKGKNTQYSIRILPFGGYVKMLGDQEKSDDPGAFNNKSPLQRLSIVIAGPIMNLILAVVLYCIIGGIGGFALPTVNKLVPDAPAAKAGLKTGDQLVKINGMRILTWEDFSMGVALAKDNPINLTVNQNGELKGYTLDTIKEEGTNRRIVGIYPEIVSAPTISQSIVYGFKETVSIIKQVFLSFKIIFTGGASLNDVGGPVTIIKITRQAAIAGIIPLLTIVAFLSSQLGILNLVPFPALDGSYVLICLYEIITGKPVDENKIGIINTIGFSILMAFMVLIIIKDIVFPVNF, encoded by the coding sequence TTGTACGTTATAGCTGCAATAGTTGCTTTTGGTATACTGATTTTAATACATGAACTTGGACATTTTACGTTGGCAAAACTTAATGGTGTTGTAGTAGAAGAATTTGCTATAGGAATGGGACCTAAATTATTTGGAATTAAAGGTAAAAACACTCAGTATTCTATTAGAATATTGCCTTTTGGTGGATATGTAAAAATGCTGGGAGATCAAGAAAAAAGTGATGACCCTGGTGCCTTTAACAATAAATCACCATTACAAAGACTAAGTATAGTAATTGCCGGTCCTATTATGAATCTTATACTGGCTGTAGTATTGTACTGCATAATAGGAGGTATTGGAGGATTTGCTCTGCCTACTGTTAATAAATTAGTACCAGATGCTCCTGCTGCCAAGGCTGGTTTAAAAACTGGAGATCAATTGGTAAAAATAAATGGCATGAGAATACTTACATGGGAAGATTTTTCCATGGGTGTAGCCCTTGCAAAAGACAATCCTATTAATTTAACTGTTAATCAGAATGGTGAATTAAAAGGATATACTTTAGATACTATTAAAGAAGAGGGAACTAATAGGCGTATAGTTGGAATATATCCTGAAATTGTTAGTGCACCTACTATTTCTCAATCTATTGTCTATGGATTTAAAGAGACTGTGTCCATTATAAAACAGGTATTTTTGAGCTTTAAAATAATATTTACAGGAGGTGCTTCATTAAATGATGTAGGAGGACCTGTTACTATAATAAAAATAACTCGTCAAGCAGCTATAGCAGGAATTATACCCCTTTTAACAATAGTGGCATTTTTGAGTTCCCAACTGGGAATACTCAATTTGGTACCATTTCCGGCATTGGATGGAAGTTATGTTCTAATATGTTTGTATGAAATTATAACAGGTAAACCAGTGGATGAAAATAAAATAGGAATTATAAATACAATAGGATTTAGTATATTAATGGCTTTTATGGTGCTTATAATTATAAAGGATATAGTTTTTCCTGTGAATTTTTAG
- the tsf gene encoding translation elongation factor Ts, whose product MISASMVKELRDRTGAAMMACKKALTESNGDIDKAIEILREKGLAAAAKKAGRVAAEGLVVTYLSDDKKSGAIVEVNCETDFVSANEEFVALANNVAKMAATTSATTVEELLNEKYIDNSGSNLKDTLTALIAKLGENMNVRRFIKYNVAEGIVESYIHGGGRIGVLVKLSCEKESDILSELSKDICMQIAAANPLFLNEDQVDTKTLNSEREIYRVQALNEGKPEKIVDKMVEGRIKKYLKEVCLVDQVWVKDSDLTIAKLLQLKSKEIGAPVAIEAFTRFERGEGIEKVEENFAEEVQRQMQQGK is encoded by the coding sequence ATGATTTCTGCAAGTATGGTTAAAGAATTAAGAGATAGAACAGGAGCTGCAATGATGGCTTGTAAAAAAGCCTTAACTGAGTCAAATGGTGATATTGATAAGGCTATTGAAATCCTAAGAGAAAAAGGTTTGGCAGCAGCAGCTAAGAAAGCAGGCAGAGTAGCAGCAGAAGGATTAGTCGTTACATATTTAAGTGACGATAAAAAATCAGGTGCTATAGTTGAAGTTAATTGCGAAACAGATTTTGTTTCAGCAAATGAAGAGTTTGTAGCATTAGCAAATAATGTTGCTAAAATGGCAGCAACAACATCAGCAACTACTGTAGAAGAATTATTAAATGAAAAATATATAGATAATAGTGGATCAAATCTTAAGGATACGCTTACAGCATTGATAGCTAAATTAGGCGAAAATATGAATGTAAGAAGATTTATTAAGTATAATGTAGCTGAAGGTATAGTTGAAAGTTATATCCATGGTGGTGGAAGAATCGGAGTATTAGTTAAACTATCTTGTGAAAAGGAAAGTGATATACTTTCAGAATTGTCAAAAGATATATGTATGCAAATAGCAGCTGCTAATCCTCTTTTCTTAAATGAAGATCAAGTGGATACTAAGACTTTAAATAGTGAAAGAGAAATCTATAGAGTTCAAGCTTTAAATGAAGGAAAACCTGAAAAAATTGTTGACAAAATGGTTGAAGGTAGAATTAAAAAATATCTTAAAGAAGTTTGTCTTGTAGATCAGGTTTGGGTTAAAGATTCAGATTTGACAATTGCAAAACTCCTTCAATTGAAATCTAAGGAAATAGGTGCTCCTGTAGCTATAGAAGCATTTACAAGATTTGAAAGAGGAGAAGGTATTGAAAAAGTAGAGGAAAATTTTGCTGAAGAAGTTCAAAGACAAATGCAGCAGGGTAAATAA
- the codY gene encoding GTP-sensing pleiotropic transcriptional regulator CodY — translation MSTLLDKTRMLNKILQKSGTEPVVFNDICEILSEVLSSNIYIISRKGKILGYNLNSAFQCDMLKNDVINNMKFADLYNNKLMDVHETEANIPMNGSCTFNDKHNCGLDNKIITIVPIIGNRERLGTLVLAKFNEKFDDDDIVLAEYSSTIVGLEILRSKHDEIEYEARKKAVVQLAIGTLSYSELEAVEHIFNELDGTEGLLVASKIADKVGITRSVIVNALRKFESAGVIESRSLGMKGTHIKILNDKLLDELKKIK, via the coding sequence ATGTCTACACTATTAGATAAGACAAGAATGTTAAATAAGATATTACAAAAATCTGGTACTGAACCGGTTGTATTTAATGATATATGTGAAATTTTAAGTGAAGTATTATCATCAAATATATATATAATAAGTAGAAAAGGAAAAATATTAGGATATAATTTAAATAGTGCTTTTCAATGTGACATGCTTAAAAATGATGTGATTAATAATATGAAGTTTGCTGATTTGTATAATAATAAACTTATGGATGTTCATGAAACAGAAGCTAATATACCCATGAACGGCAGTTGTACTTTTAATGATAAACATAATTGTGGTTTAGATAATAAAATTATCACTATTGTACCAATTATAGGGAATAGAGAGAGATTAGGAACGTTGGTTCTTGCAAAATTTAATGAAAAATTTGATGATGATGATATAGTTTTAGCTGAATATAGTTCTACTATAGTGGGTCTTGAGATATTAAGATCAAAGCATGATGAAATTGAATATGAAGCTAGAAAGAAAGCAGTAGTTCAATTAGCTATTGGAACCTTGTCTTACTCTGAATTGGAAGCGGTAGAACATATTTTTAATGAATTAGATGGAACAGAGGGGTTGCTAGTTGCTTCAAAAATTGCAGACAAGGTAGGCATAACTAGAAGTGTTATAGTAAATGCACTTAGGAAGTTTGAAAGTGCTGGTGTTATTGAATCAAGATCATTAGGTATGAAAGGCACACATATTAAAATATTAAATGATAAATTATTAGATGAATTAAAGAAGATAAAATAA
- the rpsB gene encoding 30S ribosomal protein S2 codes for MAVISMKQLLEAGVHFGHQTRRWNPKMAPYIFTERNGIYIIDLQKTVKKVDESYEFIKSISEEGKDVLFVGTKKQAQEAIQDEAVRCGMHFVNNRWLGGMLTNFKTIKTRINRLGEIQKMEEDGVFEVLPKKEVINLKNEEEKLVKNLGGIREMIQDKIGALFVVDPRKEKNAISEAKILGIPVVAIVDTNCDPDEVDYVIPGNDDAIRAVKLITAKIADAVIEGRQGEQLAE; via the coding sequence ATGGCAGTTATATCAATGAAACAATTATTAGAAGCTGGTGTTCACTTTGGACATCAAACAAGAAGATGGAACCCTAAAATGGCTCCTTATATTTTCACAGAGAGAAATGGTATATATATTATAGACCTACAAAAAACAGTGAAAAAAGTTGATGAATCTTATGAATTCATAAAAAGTATATCTGAAGAAGGTAAAGATGTATTGTTTGTAGGTACAAAAAAACAAGCACAAGAAGCAATTCAGGATGAAGCAGTAAGATGTGGTATGCATTTTGTAAATAATAGATGGTTAGGTGGAATGTTAACTAACTTTAAAACAATCAAGACAAGAATAAATAGACTTGGAGAAATCCAGAAGATGGAAGAGGACGGAGTTTTTGAAGTCTTACCTAAAAAAGAAGTTATTAATTTAAAAAATGAAGAAGAAAAGCTAGTTAAAAATCTTGGAGGAATCAGAGAAATGATTCAAGATAAAATAGGAGCTTTATTTGTAGTAGATCCAAGAAAAGAAAAAAATGCTATTTCCGAAGCTAAAATTCTTGGAATACCAGTAGTAGCTATTGTAGATACTAACTGTGATCCAGATGAAGTCGATTATGTAATACCTGGTAATGACGATGCTATTAGAGCGGTTAAATTAATAACAGCTAAGATTGCTGATGCTGTTATAGAAGGAAGACAGGGAGAACAATTAGCTGAGTAA
- the rimP gene encoding ribosome maturation factor RimP, with protein sequence MDKETLINNLIGLFKPLVIDLGYEFYYLEFVEEDGENYLRVYIDSKNGIGLDDCEKVSRRISEILDEEDPIPESYYLEVSSPGIFRTLFTDEHLEKYINSNINLDLNKLYKGKRKLDGKLVKFNSDGITIKNKNIDLTVPRSSIDRVSLKGELEED encoded by the coding sequence TTGGACAAAGAAACTTTAATTAATAATCTTATAGGTTTGTTTAAACCATTAGTTATAGACTTAGGATATGAATTTTATTATTTAGAGTTTGTAGAAGAAGACGGTGAAAATTATCTTAGAGTATATATAGATAGTAAAAATGGTATTGGACTAGACGATTGTGAGAAAGTAAGCAGGAGAATAAGTGAAATTTTAGATGAGGAAGATCCGATTCCAGAAAGCTATTACTTAGAAGTATCCTCTCCAGGTATATTTAGGACTCTTTTTACAGATGAACATTTAGAGAAATATATAAATTCAAATATTAATTTGGATTTAAATAAGTTATATAAAGGAAAAAGAAAATTAGATGGAAAACTTGTTAAATTTAACTCTGACGGTATTACTATAAAAAATAAAAACATTGATTTAACAGTACCAAGAAGTAGTATTGATAGAGTTAGTTTAAAAGGGGAGCTTGAGGAGGATTAA
- a CDS encoding 1-deoxy-D-xylulose-5-phosphate reductoisomerase, translating into MKNVAILGATGSIGTQTLDVIKNDRKNFKLLAATANNNHAKIIDIIKDFNPKIVVLMDDISAKKVKKYCIENNKDVEVLTGFKGLSTAVTLKEVDIVVTSVVGMVGLIPTINAIRAGKNIALANKETLVVAGDIVINESIKYGSKILPVDSEHGAIFQCINGNNKSDISKILLTASGGPFRGKNKQELREIAPNDALKHPKWHMGNKISIDSSTLMNKGLEVIEAHWLFNIPYEDIDVVIHPQSIIHSMVEYCDGTVISQMATTDMRLPIQYALNYPNRGKRIIDKLDFYKLEKLTFEKPDMETFGCLRLAYEVGKKGGNLPTILNASNEIAVELFLQNKIKFLQIQEIIEDSLDQFEYFKEVDIDMILNTDIRVRNYINRKYNI; encoded by the coding sequence TTGAAAAATGTTGCAATATTAGGTGCTACAGGTTCAATAGGAACACAAACTTTGGATGTAATAAAAAATGATAGAAAAAATTTTAAATTGTTAGCCGCAACAGCAAATAACAATCATGCTAAAATTATAGATATAATAAAAGATTTCAATCCTAAAATAGTAGTGTTAATGGACGATATTTCTGCGAAAAAAGTAAAGAAATATTGTATTGAAAATAATAAAGATGTAGAAGTATTAACTGGATTTAAAGGACTAAGTACTGCAGTAACATTAAAAGAAGTTGATATAGTTGTAACTTCTGTTGTTGGAATGGTAGGGCTGATTCCTACGATTAATGCTATAAGGGCAGGTAAAAATATAGCTTTGGCAAATAAAGAAACTCTTGTGGTTGCTGGTGATATAGTAATAAATGAATCAATAAAATATGGATCAAAAATATTGCCTGTAGACTCAGAACACGGTGCAATATTCCAATGTATTAATGGTAATAATAAAAGTGATATAAGTAAAATATTACTTACTGCTTCCGGTGGTCCCTTTAGAGGAAAGAATAAACAGGAACTTAGGGAAATAGCTCCTAATGATGCACTTAAACATCCTAAATGGCACATGGGAAATAAAATTTCTATTGATTCATCTACTTTAATGAATAAAGGTCTTGAAGTGATAGAAGCTCATTGGTTATTTAATATTCCCTATGAAGATATTGATGTAGTTATACATCCACAGAGTATAATTCATTCAATGGTTGAATACTGTGATGGAACTGTAATTTCGCAAATGGCTACTACTGATATGAGACTTCCAATACAATATGCATTAAATTATCCTAATAGAGGAAAGAGGATAATAGATAAATTGGATTTTTACAAACTTGAAAAATTGACTTTTGAAAAACCGGACATGGAAACATTTGGATGCTTGAGATTGGCTTATGAAGTTGGTAAAAAAGGTGGCAATTTACCTACTATTTTGAATGCTTCTAATGAAATAGCTGTAGAATTATTTCTACAGAACAAGATTAAATTTCTTCAAATACAGGAAATTATAGAAGATTCACTAGATCAATTTGAATATTTTAAAGAAGTAGATATTGATATGATTTTAAATACTGATATAAGAGTGAGAAATTATATAAATAGAAAGTATAATATTTAG
- a CDS encoding AI-2E family transporter, giving the protein MYEKYKKLFNSLILLIIFVIVTIIIKNYFKPFLSIVILLIFANPIYNFMCKHKFFSKRLNAIITIIFINILFFIIIIYSGNFIFEKIKYLISNFFADFTLNNVDNGIGIEKYFRVNEIIEKAKSLLINNFYSVVLRQGAIYTTDGVFSYFISNISVYFILVDKYVIVKSAEGLLTREKLILISKKMQDIKKMISVEVKLVLLTTIQTIFGFLILEIDSAIFLGILCGVLDILPYVGTILIFLPLIVYKFYLKQYIIAVGLIFLYILLQFNRQIMETRFMSTKLQIHPLLLIISIYIGGKVFGIVGFIMAPIYVLTVKEIIFS; this is encoded by the coding sequence TTGTACGAAAAATATAAAAAATTATTTAATTCTCTAATACTTTTAATTATATTTGTAATTGTAACTATAATTATAAAAAATTATTTCAAGCCCTTTTTAAGTATTGTAATACTACTGATATTTGCTAATCCAATTTATAATTTCATGTGTAAACACAAATTTTTCAGTAAAAGATTGAATGCAATTATAACAATTATATTTATAAATATTTTGTTTTTTATAATCATTATTTACAGTGGTAATTTTATATTTGAAAAGATAAAATATTTAATTTCAAATTTTTTTGCAGATTTTACTTTAAATAATGTGGATAACGGAATTGGAATTGAAAAATATTTTAGAGTTAATGAGATTATTGAAAAAGCTAAATCATTATTGATTAATAATTTTTATAGCGTAGTACTTAGGCAAGGGGCTATATATACTACTGATGGTGTCTTTTCGTATTTTATCAGTAATATATCTGTTTACTTTATTTTAGTGGATAAATATGTTATAGTAAAAAGTGCTGAAGGATTATTAACAAGAGAAAAATTAATATTAATAAGTAAAAAAATGCAAGATATAAAGAAAATGATTTCTGTTGAAGTCAAATTAGTGTTACTTACTACTATACAAACTATTTTTGGATTTCTCATTTTAGAAATTGATAGTGCTATCTTTTTAGGAATATTATGTGGTGTTTTGGATATATTACCTTATGTTGGAACTATATTAATATTCTTGCCTTTAATAGTTTATAAATTTTATTTAAAACAATACATAATAGCGGTAGGATTAATATTTCTATATATATTACTTCAATTTAACAGGCAGATAATGGAGACTAGATTTATGAGTACAAAACTTCAAATACATCCATTACTGCTAATTATATCAATATATATAGGTGGAAAAGTATTTGGTATAGTGGGTTTTATTATGGCACCAATATATGTTTTGACTGTAAAAGAAATTATTTTTTCATAG
- a CDS encoding phosphatidate cytidylyltransferase: MNKRYIGALILAPLIVFLFLGGVYLRILMLILSLMAMHEFYNVVKEKDFNPIAIIGYLLCIIYYILLNNNLQFKYIILLFTLGLIVMFCIPVLDTKYNFIDIAITILGFMYISIFFSFIVLINMKTFDFMNSKILVGKYLVWLVPLASWICDTTAYYGGKYFGKNKLCPKVSPKKTIEGSIAGLLGSIIACVIFGVLINKYAAGMNIINIHIYNYVLIGLLCGIFSQLGDLTASSIKRYVGVKDYSQLIPGHGGILDRFDSILFSAAIVYLYISFILNI; this comes from the coding sequence ATGAACAAAAGATACATAGGAGCTTTAATTTTAGCTCCACTTATAGTATTCTTGTTTTTAGGTGGAGTCTACCTGAGGATTTTAATGTTGATTTTATCGCTTATGGCTATGCATGAATTTTATAATGTAGTAAAAGAAAAGGACTTCAATCCTATAGCTATAATAGGATATTTATTGTGCATTATATACTATATTTTACTTAATAATAATTTACAATTTAAATACATAATATTATTATTTACATTGGGATTAATTGTAATGTTTTGTATACCTGTACTTGATACAAAATATAATTTTATAGATATTGCAATAACTATATTAGGTTTTATGTACATTTCTATATTCTTTAGTTTTATAGTACTTATAAATATGAAGACTTTTGATTTTATGAATAGTAAAATACTTGTAGGTAAATATTTGGTGTGGCTTGTACCGTTAGCTTCATGGATATGTGATACTACAGCATATTATGGAGGTAAATATTTTGGGAAAAATAAATTGTGCCCTAAAGTTAGTCCTAAAAAGACTATAGAAGGATCTATAGCAGGATTACTGGGGAGCATTATAGCTTGTGTTATATTTGGGGTATTAATAAATAAATATGCTGCTGGTATGAATATAATAAATATTCATATATATAATTATGTATTAATTGGATTGCTATGTGGAATATTTTCGCAGCTTGGAGATTTAACTGCTTCTTCTATTAAGAGATATGTTGGGGTTAAAGATTATAGCCAATTAATACCAGGGCATGGTGGGATACTGGACAGATTTGATAGTATATTATTTTCTGCTGCTATAGTTTATCTATATATAAGTTTTATTTTAAATATATAA
- the frr gene encoding ribosome recycling factor produces MIKDIINVAEEKMNKTISVLKNELASMKAGRANPAMLDRIQVEYYGSSTALNQLANVSAPEARVLLIQPYDKSAIKDIERAILMSNLGLNPSNDGSVIRLVIPELTEETRKNIVKSVKKAGEDGKVAIRSVRRDANDKIKALKKDNTITEDEVKKAEDDVQKKTDSYIKNIDEIVDKKEKDLMSI; encoded by the coding sequence ATGATAAAAGATATTATTAATGTTGCTGAAGAAAAAATGAACAAGACTATCTCTGTTTTAAAAAATGAACTTGCTTCTATGAAAGCTGGTAGAGCAAATCCTGCTATGTTAGATAGAATACAGGTTGAATACTATGGAAGTTCTACAGCTTTAAATCAACTTGCAAATGTATCTGCACCAGAAGCTAGGGTTTTATTAATTCAACCTTATGATAAATCTGCAATAAAAGATATTGAAAGGGCTATACTTATGTCTAATTTGGGATTAAATCCATCCAATGATGGTTCTGTAATTAGACTTGTAATACCAGAACTTACAGAGGAAACCAGAAAAAATATTGTAAAATCTGTAAAAAAGGCTGGTGAAGATGGAAAGGTTGCTATTAGATCTGTAAGAAGAGATGCAAATGATAAAATTAAAGCGTTAAAGAAAGATAATACTATAACGGAAGATGAAGTAAAAAAAGCTGAAGATGATGTACAAAAAAAGACAGATAGCTATATTAAAAACATAGATGAGATAGTAGATAAAAAAGAAAAAGATTTAATGTCCATATAA
- a CDS encoding isoprenyl transferase, producing MWKFLESKEKNNKNNIEKKDELNYNNIPKHVAIIMDGNGRWAKERNLPRSFGHKVAVENLNKIVKEASDLGIKYLTLYAFSTENWNRPPEEINTLMKLLVEYLRKQLSELNKNNVIIKTIGDISKLPNICIQVLEESMEETKNNSGMVLNLALNYGGRHEILNAVKNLFKEYNAGNISKEDVDNIDVNMFNQYLYTKDSPDPDIIIRTSGEQRLSNFMLWQCAYSEFWYTNVKWPDFSKEDLHQAIKDYQLRHRRFGGIK from the coding sequence ATGTGGAAATTTTTAGAATCAAAAGAAAAAAACAATAAAAATAATATAGAAAAAAAAGATGAATTAAATTATAATAATATTCCAAAACATGTTGCTATAATTATGGATGGCAATGGAAGATGGGCAAAAGAAAGGAATCTTCCTAGAAGTTTTGGACATAAGGTTGCAGTAGAAAATTTAAATAAAATTGTAAAAGAAGCTAGTGATTTGGGTATTAAATATTTAACTTTATATGCTTTTTCTACAGAAAATTGGAATAGACCACCAGAAGAAATAAATACCTTGATGAAACTTTTAGTTGAGTATTTGAGAAAACAATTAAGTGAGCTAAATAAAAATAATGTTATTATAAAGACAATTGGAGATATATCGAAATTACCCAATATTTGTATACAAGTATTAGAGGAATCTATGGAAGAAACAAAAAATAATAGTGGAATGGTATTGAATCTAGCTTTAAATTATGGTGGCAGACATGAAATATTAAATGCAGTAAAAAATTTGTTTAAAGAGTATAATGCAGGTAATATTTCTAAAGAAGATGTTGATAATATAGATGTAAATATGTTTAATCAGTATTTATATACAAAAGATAGTCCAGATCCAGATATTATAATAAGAACTAGCGGAGAACAGCGATTAAGCAATTTTATGCTTTGGCAATGTGCTTATTCTGAATTTTGGTATACTAATGTAAAATGGCCTGATTTTAGTAAAGAAGATCTTCATCAGGCAATAAAAGATTATCAGCTTAGGCATAGAAGATTTGGAGGAATAAAGTAG
- the pyrH gene encoding UMP kinase: MESVKYKRIMLKLSGEALAGENGYGIDFQVAKRIAEEIKEIVKMGIEVGAVVGGGNIWRGRQGEDMDRTTADYMGMLATCINAMALQDSLESIGVYTRVQTAIEMKEIAEPFIRRRAMRHLEKGRVVIFGAGTGNPYFSTDTTAALRAAEIEADLILLAKKVDGVYDKDPKKYNDAVKFDNLTYMDVLERGLQVMDSTATSLCMDNNIPILVFGLDMPGNIKRAITGEKIGTLVTK; this comes from the coding sequence ATGGAATCTGTAAAATATAAAAGAATAATGTTAAAATTATCTGGTGAAGCCTTAGCTGGAGAAAATGGATATGGTATAGATTTTCAAGTAGCAAAGAGAATTGCAGAGGAAATTAAAGAAATTGTAAAAATGGGTATAGAGGTCGGAGCTGTAGTTGGAGGCGGAAATATATGGCGTGGCAGACAAGGTGAAGATATGGATAGGACTACTGCAGATTATATGGGAATGCTTGCCACTTGTATAAATGCAATGGCATTACAGGATTCATTAGAAAGTATAGGCGTATATACGAGAGTTCAAACAGCTATAGAAATGAAAGAGATTGCAGAACCTTTTATAAGAAGAAGGGCTATGAGACATTTAGAAAAGGGAAGAGTAGTTATCTTTGGTGCAGGTACGGGAAATCCATATTTTTCAACAGATACCACAGCAGCTTTAAGAGCAGCTGAAATAGAAGCTGATCTTATATTATTAGCTAAAAAAGTAGATGGGGTTTATGATAAAGACCCTAAAAAATATAATGATGCTGTTAAATTTGATAATCTTACTTATATGGATGTATTAGAAAGAGGATTACAGGTTATGGATTCTACCGCTACATCTTTATGTATGGATAATAATATTCCAATTTTAGTCTTTGGCTTAGATATGCCAGGTAATATAAAAAGAGCTATTACTGGTGAGAAAATTGGTACATTAGTAACTAAATAA
- the ispG gene encoding flavodoxin-dependent (E)-4-hydroxy-3-methylbut-2-enyl-diphosphate synthase: MKRVNTKSVKVGNIYIGGSNRITVQSMTNTDTRNIEDTVNQILKLEEEGCDIVRCAVPDEEAADAIKTIVNRIHIPLVADIHFDYRLALKSIENGVSALRINPGNIGNVDKVKAVAKAAREKNIPIRIGVNSGSLEKNLLNKYKKVCADALVESALNHVNILENINFDDIVISIKSSNVMMMIDSYRKISEKIAYPLHVGVTEAGTVWRGTIKSSVGIGTLLCEGIGDTIRVSLTGDPAEEIRVGKEILRAAGYLSKGIQFISCPTCGRTQIDLIKIAQEVEERLRNCDKNIKVAVMGCVVNGPGEAREADIGIAGGKGEGLIFKKGKVIKKVREDLLVEELIKEINKLD; the protein is encoded by the coding sequence ATGAAGAGAGTAAATACCAAGAGTGTCAAAGTGGGTAATATATATATAGGTGGTAGTAATAGAATAACAGTTCAATCCATGACAAATACAGATACGAGGAATATAGAAGATACTGTAAATCAAATCTTAAAATTAGAAGAAGAAGGCTGTGATATAGTTAGATGTGCAGTACCAGATGAAGAGGCTGCTGATGCCATAAAAACTATTGTTAATAGAATACATATACCTTTAGTAGCAGACATACATTTTGATTATAGATTAGCGTTAAAGTCCATAGAAAATGGTGTTTCTGCACTTAGAATAAATCCGGGAAATATTGGAAACGTAGATAAGGTTAAAGCAGTGGCTAAGGCTGCTAGAGAAAAAAATATTCCAATTAGGATAGGAGTCAATTCTGGTTCTCTTGAAAAAAATCTATTAAATAAATACAAGAAGGTATGTGCAGATGCATTAGTAGAAAGTGCATTAAATCACGTAAACATACTGGAAAATATAAATTTTGATGATATAGTAATATCAATAAAATCTTCTAATGTAATGATGATGATTGATAGTTATAGAAAAATATCAGAAAAGATAGCCTATCCATTACATGTAGGTGTAACGGAGGCGGGAACTGTATGGAGAGGTACTATAAAATCAAGTGTAGGTATAGGCACTCTCTTATGTGAAGGTATTGGAGATACTATAAGAGTTTCTTTAACTGGAGACCCTGCTGAAGAAATTAGAGTTGGTAAAGAAATACTAAGGGCAGCTGGATATTTATCTAAGGGAATTCAATTTATTTCCTGCCCTACTTGTGGAAGAACACAAATTGACCTTATAAAAATTGCACAAGAAGTAGAAGAAAGATTGCGTAATTGTGATAAAAATATAAAGGTGGCTGTTATGGGATGTGTAGTAAATGGACCTGGGGAGGCACGGGAGGCCGACATTGGTATAGCTGGAGGAAAAGGAGAAGGCCTTATATTTAAAAAAGGTAAAGTTATAAAGAAAGTAAGAGAAGACTTACTTGTAGAAGAACTTATAAAGGAAATAAATAAGTTGGATTAA